Part of the Chloroflexota bacterium genome, CGGTCGCTGGTTCGATCAGTCGTTCTTGAACGATCTGCCCGAGGGCACGGACCCGCTCGGCGAGAACGGCGAGTTTCACACCTGCGTCGTGGCCGGCCCCATGCTCAGCCAACCCATCGCCGCGCGACCCGGCACAATCGTCGGCCGGCCGGTGAGCCGCAATCACGACGGCACCGGCGGCACGGTCACCGCCTGGTACGCGGACGTGGCATTGCAGGATGATTAGGGCATACGTCCGGCGAGGGATGGTGAGACAAAGTAGCGCAACGGACCGCAGTAGAAAATGCCTTGCCGAGAACGTAGGGGCACGATAAATCGTGCCCCTACACCATTTAACCAAAAAAGCGCCGGCGACATGCCGGCGCTCGTTACTGGAATGGGCGGGTACAGGCAACGGCTTGCGCGTGGCCTTCACGCGGGCGCCAGCGGCAGATCGAGAAACGCCGCGAAGGTTTCTAGATACGTTTCGCCGCCGGCGTAATGCACGTCGTTGTGGTCCGCGCCGCGGACGATATAGAGCTGCTTGGGCTCGTTGGCGACGGCGTAGAGCCTGTCGGCGTGTTGTGACGGGACGGTGCGATCGCGGTCCCCGTGGACAATGAGCACAGGCGCATGGACGGAGGCGAGGTGGTCGTGGTTGCTGTAGCGCGTGTAGAGCAGCGGGCCCAGGGGCAGGAACGGGAATTGCACCCGCGCCATGTCCGGCGTGGACATAAACGTGGATTCCAGAATCAGCCGGTAGGGCGCATCTTCAGTAGCGAGGTGCGATGCCACCGCGCCGCCGAGCGACCTGCCGTAGTAGACAATACGGTCGGGGTTGACATCGTCGCGGCTCTGCAAAAAGGCGAGGGCATCCCGGGCGTCCTGGTAGAGGCCGGGCTCCGACGGTCTGCCGCTGCTCTGGCCATATCCGCGATAGTCAAATATGAAGAACCCGACGCCCAGCCGCTCGTGCAGCAGCTTGATGAATTCCACCCGCC contains:
- a CDS encoding alpha/beta hydrolase; this translates as MGTGFLIVVVLLAGLVVLARVMRLEDAFIYFPDYQTYTTPADFGLAYEEVRFGEEGRLHGWYVPGRTDVTILWFHGNASNLSHPGRVEFIKLLHERLGVGFFIFDYRGYGQSSGRPSEPGLYQDARDALAFLQSRDDVNPDRIVYYGRSLGGAVASHLATEDAPYRLILESTFMSTPDMARVQFPFLPLGPLLYTRYSNHDHLASVHAPVLIVHGDRDRTVPSQHADRLYAVANEPKQLYIVRGADHNDVHYAGGETYLETFAAFLDLPLAPA